The following proteins are co-located in the Silene latifolia isolate original U9 population chromosome 1, ASM4854445v1, whole genome shotgun sequence genome:
- the LOC141609174 gene encoding succinate dehydrogenase subunit 7A, mitochondrial-like: MASFLNKTQLFSHLRSTQKKGSSFAQPSRGYHIDLAEREKALLAKDPALSKFKSHKQGVKRIKRFGDVLTVIVVAGCCYEIYVGATMREDARK; encoded by the exons ATGGCGTCCTTCCTCAACAAAACTCAACTTTTCTCTCACCTCCGATCTACTCAG AAAAAGGGGAGTTCGTTTGCGCAACCTAGTCGTGGATATCACATTGATCTTGCCGAACGTGAGAAAGCT CTGTTGGCAAAGGACCCAGCACTTAGTAAGTTCAAGTCACATAAGCAAGGTGTGAAGCGGATTAAAAGATTTGGTGATGTTCTCACAGTTATTGTTGTGGCTG GTTGTTGCTACGAGATCTATGTTGGGGCAACGATGCGGGAAGACGCTAGGAAATAG
- the LOC141609157 gene encoding LIM domain-containing protein WLIM1-like isoform X1: MASFGGTTQKCKACDKTVYLVDQLTADSKVYHKACFRCHHCKSTLKLHNYSSFEGVLYCKPHFDQLFKMTGSLNKSFEAAPRTVRDRSSDQGQSNSKVSSMFGGTQEKCVTCTKTVYPIEKVAVEGNAYHKACFRCSHGGCVISPSNYVAHEQRLYCRHHHSQLFKQKGNFSQLATQNANGVANGVSDKTPASA, encoded by the exons ATGGCAAGTTTTGGAGGAACAACCCAGAAATGTAAAGCATGTGACAAGACAGTATACTTGGTTGATCAGCTAACAGCTGATTCCAAAGTTTATCATAAAGCTTGTTTCAGATGTCATCATTGTAAAAGCACCCTCAAG CTTCATAATTACAGCTCATTTGAAGGAGTCTTATATTGCAAGCCTCACTTTGATCAGCTTTTCAAAATGACTGGCAGTTTGAATAAAAGTTTTGAAG CTGCTCCTAGAACTGTAAGAGACAGATCTTCTGATCAG GGTCAATCCAACAGCAAAGTCTCTAGCATGTTTGGAGGAACTCAAGAGAAGTGTGTCACTTGCACGAAAACTGTTTACCCTATTGAAAAG GTAGCAGTAGAAGGCAATGCATACCACAAGGCATGCTTCAGATGCAGCCATGGAGGGTGTGTGATCAGCCCATCAAATTACGTGGCCCATGAACAGCGCCTTTATTGCCGGCATCACCATTCACAGCTATTCAAGCAGAAGGGTAATTTCAGTCAATTAGCAACTCAAAACGCTAATGGAGTTGCTAACGGTGTGAGCGACAAAACACCAGCCTCAGCCTAA
- the LOC141609157 gene encoding LIM domain-containing protein WLIM1-like isoform X2, translating to MFVFVLQNCLHNYSSFEGVLYCKPHFDQLFKMTGSLNKSFEAAPRTVRDRSSDQGQSNSKVSSMFGGTQEKCVTCTKTVYPIEKVAVEGNAYHKACFRCSHGGCVISPSNYVAHEQRLYCRHHHSQLFKQKGNFSQLATQNANGVANGVSDKTPASA from the exons ATGTTTGTGTTTGTCTTACAAAATTGC CTTCATAATTACAGCTCATTTGAAGGAGTCTTATATTGCAAGCCTCACTTTGATCAGCTTTTCAAAATGACTGGCAGTTTGAATAAAAGTTTTGAAG CTGCTCCTAGAACTGTAAGAGACAGATCTTCTGATCAG GGTCAATCCAACAGCAAAGTCTCTAGCATGTTTGGAGGAACTCAAGAGAAGTGTGTCACTTGCACGAAAACTGTTTACCCTATTGAAAAG GTAGCAGTAGAAGGCAATGCATACCACAAGGCATGCTTCAGATGCAGCCATGGAGGGTGTGTGATCAGCCCATCAAATTACGTGGCCCATGAACAGCGCCTTTATTGCCGGCATCACCATTCACAGCTATTCAAGCAGAAGGGTAATTTCAGTCAATTAGCAACTCAAAACGCTAATGGAGTTGCTAACGGTGTGAGCGACAAAACACCAGCCTCAGCCTAA
- the LOC141602755 gene encoding uncharacterized protein LOC141602755: protein MEHLPLHLPYEAKVGGPVQYRWMYPFERFLNHIKKKIGNKARVEGSICNAFLLEEISNFCSFYFEDHIDTKAKDLDVGVNSDDQLKSKLPELFNDDMGTTTGKCIQRYLTEKEYEEAHFYVLRNCGDFLDTYEKEFEAHIKINFPDVTSSDDVWASHEKSFPKWFRNQVHRLKDHLIIALALGPSNMVKSWRRYSINGYKFRAYKEGVDVSKSTLSNGVSVNSTEGLDYYGTLNEVIELSYYAGQRVYRVILFKCDWLDNSPQGLSIHKVYGLVDVNEKKKLRGHNPFVAAFQVDQVCYAPYPTIKKGNQGIPWSAVFKTKARSQVDAPIEESVFQEDVVVNDHSISPILLEDTDDEDVYEVTVERGQGEYDRDVEEEGDEDEVEELIRYENEESRGRSGSAFFIR from the exons atggagcatttgcctcttcacctaccttatgaagcaaaagttggaggacctgttcaatatcgatggatgtatccatttgagagatttcttaatcatataaaaaaaaagattggcaacaaagctcgggtggagggttcaatatgcaacgcttttttattagaggaaatttcaaatttctgttctttttatttcgaagatcacattgacacaaaagcaaaagacttagatgttggtgtaaattccgatgaccagttgaaatctaagttacctgagttattcaatgatgacatgggaactacaaccggaaaatgtatacagaggtacttaactgagaaagagtatgaagaagctcatttttatgtgctaaggaactgtggagattttttagatacttatgaaaa ggaatttgaggcacatatcaaaatcaattttcctgatgtcacatcctctgatgatgtttgggcatcacatgagaaaagttttccgaaatggttccgaaatcaa gttcatagattgaaggatcatctaataatagctttagcattgggtcctagtaacatggtgaagtcttggagacggtattccatcaacggctataagtttcgagcttataaggagggagttgatgtttcgaagtctacgttaagcaatggggtttctgtgaattcaactgaagggttggactactatggaaccctaaatgaagtaattgagctttcttattatgccgggcaaagggtttatagggttatattgtttaaatgtgattggcttgataattccccacaaggacttagtatccataaggtttatggacttgtagatgtaaacgagaaaaagaaacttcgtggacataacccatttgtggcagcttttcaagtcgatcaagtttgttatgctccttatccaaccattaagaaaggtaatcaaggtattccgtggtccgcggtttttaaaaccaaggcaagatcacaagttgatgctcctattgaagaaagtgtctttcaagaagatgtggttgtgaatgatcactcaatttcaccgattttgttggaagatacagatgatgaagatgtatacgaagtgacagtggaaagaggtcaaggggaatatgacagagacgtcgaagaagaaggggatgaagatgaagttgaagaacttattagatacgaaaatgaggaatcgAGAGGAAGAAGTGGGAGTGCTTTTTTCATAAGatga